In one window of Amblyomma americanum isolate KBUSLIRL-KWMA chromosome 9, ASM5285725v1, whole genome shotgun sequence DNA:
- the LOC144103300 gene encoding uncharacterized protein LOC144103300, with protein sequence MSSSLYPLLLVHSHSLGTIATVLPLDVASPLAAPPVAPPRADVAPPQADVAPPRADVAPPRADVTPAVPPARPMSKAPRKAAQDLDLTVGTTNETGEVHVGHGHYIDPGTWERLLTANNDSAFS encoded by the exons ATGTCTTCATCCCTGTACCCTCTTCTTCTAGTGCACAGTCATTCCCTCGGCACCATAGCTACAGTATTGCCACTTGATGTGGCCTCGCCACTTGCCGCACCGCCTGTTGCCCCTCCGCGGGCTGATGTCGCCCCTCCGCAGGCTGATGTCGCCCCTCCGCGGGCTGATGTCGCCCCTCCTCGGGCTGATGTCACCCCTGCTGTGCCACCAGCTCGGCCAATGTCAAAAG ctCCTCGCAAGGCAGCCCAAGACCTTGACCTGACTGTTGGCACCACAAATGAGACTGGGGAG gtacacGTTGGTCATGGCCACTACATTGACCCAGGGACATGGGAGCGGCTGTTAACTGCCAACAATGACTCGGCTTTCT CGTGA